GGCGACGTCCTTGGCCTTGTTGCTCGGGATCGCGAAGCCGACGCCGATGTTGCCGTTGCTGCCGGCGGTGGCGATGGCGGTGTTGATGCCGATCACCTCGCCCTTGGTGTTGATCAGGGCACCACCGGAGTTACCCGGGTTGATCGGGGCGTCGGTCTGGAGCAGGCCGGAGATCGAACTCGCCGCCGCCTGCGGCTGCTGCTGCTGGAACGGGTTCTGCTGCTGCTCGTCCTCGCCACCGGCCTGGATGGTCCGGTCCCGGGCGCTGATGATGCCGGCGGTGACCGAGCCCTGCAGACCCAGCGGGCTGCCCAGGGCGAGCACGGTGTCCCCCACCTGCATCGCGTCGCTGTCGCCGAACTTCGCCGGGTTCAGGTCGCTGACCCCCTGCGCCTTGACCACCGCGAGGTCGGTCTTCGGGTCGGTGCCGATGATCTTCGCCTGGGCGGTCTTGCCATTGGCGAGGACGACCCGGACCGTGTCACCGGAGGCGCTCGCCACCACGTGGTTGTTGGTCAGGACGTAGCCGTCGGCGGTCAGCACCACACCCGAACCCTCACCGGTGCCGGTGGTGATCGAGACGACGCTGTTCTCCACCGACGCCGCGATCTTCGGCAGGTCCTCGCTGTTGATGATCGGTGCGGCGGTGTAGGTCCGGCTGGGTCCGGAGGAGCCGCCGTCGAGCGCCAGCGCGACCGCACCACCGGCGATGCCGGAGCCGGCCATCAGCACCAGGGCCGCGGCACCGATCGCCGCGAACTTGCCGGCCCTGCTCGGCCGGGGCGCCGGACCGGGCACGCCCGGGCCCTGCGCCCAGATCGGCGGCGGGTTCCCACCGACCTGCGGCGGCTGCGGCGGCATGTGCGCACCGTGCGGGTGGTGCCCGGCGTAGGTCGGGTTACCGGTCCAGCCCGGCTGGTTCTGCGCGGCCGGGTGCCAGGGGCTCGGCGGGTACGGGTTGGGCGTCGGGTGCGCGGGAGCCCCGGACTGGGGAGCACCGTACGAACCGGCGTACGGGCCGGGCTGGCCCGGGTGACCGGCGTACGGGCCGGCCGGTGTCCCGGGGTGGCCGGTCCCGGCGTACGGGTCCGTGGTCGCGCCGGAGGAATCAGCGGGGACGCCGGTCGTCGGGCTGGCGTACGGGCTCTGCGGCTCGGCCGTGGCTGCTGGCGTACCGGCCTGGTCCGGGTCACCGGCGGTGGCCGGCTCGGAGGCGGCCGGGGCACCGGAGGCGGTGGTGGAGTCGGCCGGCCCGCGCTCGACGGGCGACAACTCCGCGGTGGGATACGACGGCGTGGCGTCGGCGTCGGCGTTGGCCGAAGGCCGCTGCGGGTCGGTCTCGTACTCGTTCATGGCACCTACCTTGCCCCGTTGCTCTGCGACCCACCTGGAATCGCACTGGATGTTCGCTGTGAATCGTTCGTGTCGGCCGGGTGGCCGGCACCGCTACTCGTTCTCGGTCGAGTCGGGCGTACCCGGGGCGAGCGGCAGTTTGACCCGGAAGGTGGCCCCGCCACCCGGTGTCTCGAGCACCTCCACGCTGCCGTGGTGTGCCGCGACCAGGGCGGCGACGATGGCCAGTCCGAGGCCGGTGCCGGTTGCACCGTCAGCCCGCCGGGTACGGGCCGCGTCGGCCCGGTAGAACCGTTCGAAGACCCGTTCCGCCTGTTCGGGGGCGAGCCCGGGACCGGTGTCGGCGACCTCGACGGTGGCCACGTTGCCGGTGTCGGCGCGCAGTCGTAGCGTCACCGAGGCATCCGGCGGGGTGTGGGTGATGGCGTTGGTCATGAGGTTGCCGAGCACCTGTCGCAGCCGCGCGTCGTCGGCGAGCACCACCAGGTCCCCGGAGCCCGGCACGACCTCCAGGAAGATCTTCCGCTCGGGTGCGATCGCCTGAGCCGCCTGCACCGCCTCGGTGGCCAGCACCGGCAACTCGACCGGCCCCAGCACCAGCGGCCGCTCCCGGTCCAACCGGGCGAGCAGCAGCAGGTCCTCGACAAGCAGCCCCATCCGGGACGCCTCGTCCTCGATCCGGCGGACCAGCCGGGCGGTCTCCTCGGGCGAGCCGGCCGCCCCCTGGCGGTAGAGCTCGGCGAAGCCACGGATGGTGGTCAGCGGCGTGCGTAGCTCGTGCGAGGCGTCCGCGACGAACTGTCGCATCCGCTCCTCGGAGCGGCGGGCCCGTGCCTCGGACGCCTGTGCGGCGAACGCCGCGTCCCTGGCCCCCAGTTCGGCGTTGCGGGCTGCGGCCTCGGACGCCGCCCGGGCGGTGAAGGCCGCCTCGATCTGGGTGAGCATCGCGTTCAGTGCCCGGGAGAGGCGACCCAGTTCGGTCTTTGCCTCGGCCTCGCCGGGCTCGGGGTCCGGGACCCGTCGGGTCAGGTCGCCGTCGGCGATCGCCGCCGCGGTCTGCTCGATCTTGTCCAACGGTCGGAGGCTGGTCCGGACGATCGCCGCGCCCAGGGACGCGAGCAGGATCAGCACCGTGCCACCGACCACCAGGTCGATCCAGATGAGCTGCTCCACCGCCTCGTCGACATCGGTCAGGTGCTGTCCGATGGCGACCATCTGGCCGTTGGGCAGCTTGGTGTAGAGCATTCTCCAGCGGACCTTGCCGTCATGCGCCCCGACCGTGATCGGGTCGCCCTGGAGCTTGGCGAAGCCCTCGGCGTCAGCCGGCCACGGCGGCAGGTCGGCCGGGCTGAAGCGGCCGGTGTCGTACCGGAGATAGACCTGGTTCGGTTGGTTGGTCGGCAGCACCACGATGTAGTCGGCCAGCGGCAGGCCAACCGTGCCACTGTTGGCCTCCGCCATCAGCGTCTGGAGGGTGCGGGCCGAGGTGTGCAGCTCGGAGTCGACCTGGCTGACCAGGTAGTTGCGGAGGAAGAAGGTGGTCATGACGCTGATCACCAGCAGGGCGGCGGCGACCAGGGCGAGGACCGCGGTGACCAGTTTGAAGCGCAGCGGCGTGCTCCGCAGCCGGCCCTTCAGCACCGAGGCCGGCGTGGTCACGCCGCCGGCTTGCGCAGCACGTAGCCGACGCCCCGCAGGGTGTGGATCAGGCGGGGCTGGCTGCTGTCGACCTTGCGCCGTAGGTAGGAGATGTACGACTCGACGATGTTGTCGTCGCCCCGGAAGTCGTAGTTCCAGACGTGGTCGAGGATCTGTGCCTTGGAGAGCACCCGGTTCGCGTTGAGCATCAGGTAGCGGAGCAACTTGAACTCGGTCGGCGAGAGCTGCACCCGCTGCCCGGCCCGGTGCACCTCGTGCGTCTCCTCGTCCAGCTCCAGATCGGCGAAGCTGAGACGGGACGGCGTCTGGTCCCCGGTCGCGGTACGGCGCAGCACGGCCCGGATCCGGGCGGTGAGCTCCTCCAGGCTGAACGGCTTGGTGACGTAGTCGTCACCACCGAGGGTCAGTCCCCGGATCTTGTCGTCGGTCGCGTCGCGGGCGGTCAGGAACACCACCGGGGTACGCGTACCGCTCTCCCGCATCAGCCTGATGACCTCGAAGCCGTCCAGGTCGGGCAGCATGACATCGAGCACCACCAGGTCCGGATGACGCTCCTTCGCCGCCGTCACGGCGGCACTGCCGCTCGTGGCGGTGGCCACGTCGAATCCCGCGAAACGCAGGCTGGCGGAGAGCAACTCCAGGATGTTGGGGTCGTCTTCCACGACAAGTAGTCGTGCCTCGGTTTGCGCTGCCATGACCACATCATCCGCCGCTCCCCTTCGGGCGGGCTGGAGGTCCCCTGAAAACTACCTGGGAACCCGCCCGACCGCCCCAGGGAGGGATCAGCGGCGTACGGACGGGTCAGCGGAGCAGGCGGCGCAGCCCGTCGAGGGCGCCGTCGAGGGTACGGAGCAGGGTCCGCATCTGACCGTCGGTGAGCTGCCGGCCGCGTACCAGTGCGCGTACCTCGGCGGTGAAGTCGGTGAGCCGGCGGTCGAATTCCGCATCGAGATCGGCACCGGGCGGAGGGGGCTTGCGGGGGGCGCCACCGGGGTTGACCCAGCCGCTGAACCGGGTCTCCCGGGTAGCCGCGCGAAGTTCCCGTTTGAGGTCACGGACCGAGCCGCGTACCTCGGTCTGGATCTCCCCGGCGAGGCTGGCGAGATCCTCCACCGAGGCTCGGATGTCCGATTCGAGGTCGGCCACCTCACCACTGCGCTGAGCCAGCTCGGCCTGGCCGGCGTCGGTGATCTCGTAGACCTTGCGGCCGCCGGCGGCGGTGTGGGTGACCAGACCCTCGACCTCCATCCGCTGCAGGCGCGGGTAGATGGTGCCGGCGCTCGGCGCGTAGAGACCGAGGAACCGCTGCTCCAGCAGCCGGATCAACTCGTAGCCGTGTTTGGGTCCGTCGGCGAGCAGTTTGAGCAGATAGAGCCGGAGCCGCCCGTGGCTGAACACGGCCGTCATGCCGCCCCCCGCCCCTCGTCGCCAGCCCCGGTCCACCGGGCGCTTCCCGGCACGTCCGGATCCGCTTCCCCGGGATCCTTCTCGTCCGGGTCGACCGATCGGGCCAGCAGGGCGATGCCGCCCGAGGTGGAGTTCGCCCAGAGGCTACCCGCACCGGTGCCGAGCACACCGTGGGCCTCCTTGGCCCAGTTGGGGATGCCCGTACGGAGCTGCGGGAACGCGGTGGTGATCCGGCCGGAGGCGGTACGCAGTCGGACCGTGAGGTCGCTGTCCTCGCGGATCCGTACCGTGACGCTGCCGGAGGTGGTGCTGAGCTGGATCTCGCTGTACTGAGGATTGTCCAGATCGCAGGTGATCGATCCCGATATGGTGGTGGCCCGGACCAGAGCGGCGGAACTGTCGGCGAGGACCAGTTCCCCGGATACGGTCTCCATGCTGAGTTCACCGCCGACACCGAGCGCCTCGACCGGGCCGGAGACCAGCTTGGCGCTGGTCCGGCCACTCAGCCCCATCAGGGTGACCTGACCCGAGGTGACGTCGACCCGGGTCTCCTCCCGGAGCCCGGAGACGATCAGGGAGCCCTCGACCAGCCGCAGGTTGGCGACGACGTGCGCCGGCACCGCGATCGAGACGTCGCTGCGGTACCTGCGGCCGAGCCACCAGAAGAGGCCCTGCCAGCGCCGGTTCCAGTCCTGGCGTACGGACAGGTGCCCCTCGTGCTGCTCGACCACGATCTCGGGTCGGCGGCTGGCCCGGGTGATCTCCACCCGGGCGGGGCCGTCGGTGGCCACCACGTTGAGTCGACCCGAGATCAGGTGGACGTCCAACCTGCTGATCCGACCGTCCAGGGTGAGCCGTTGCGGCTCCTTGATCGTCCACTTGGCCATGGCCCCACACCCGTCCCGTCACATCCGGCCACGGTGGGTGGCCGGATGTCGTCAGCGCACTGTCGCGTCTCCCCATACTAACGCGATACATCGCGACATGACGAGTAGCTGCGGGTCGGGACTCAGGCAGCCAGGTCGAGCCCGGGCGGCGGGGCGCCCAGCGAGGTCGGGGCGGCGAGCGTCGGGGCGGGAACAGCGCCCGACGGGATGACCAGGGTGACCGGGACGGGCAGCGGGAGGACCGGCTCGACCCGGGCGGCGCGACGATGCGCCAAGGGACCGGCGAGGCGGACCGCCGACTCCGCCGCCTGGGCCAGCCGGCGCCGGGAGGCCGTCTGTTCCGGATGCAGCGCCGGTGCGGCGGTCACCGTGATGGTGAGCCCGCGCACGGCGAGCACCCGCCGCAGCGACACCAGGAGGCTGTCGTCACCGAGGAAGGCGGCGGCGGTCGTCCCGTCGCGACCCGGACCGGTGCGATAGCTGATCGTCAGCGGCACCACCGGTGCCCCGGCGTCGATCGCCGCCTGGAACATCGCCGGCCGGAACCGACCCCCGGCCGGGCAGTCACTCGTCTCGCGGGGCTTGCCACACCAGGTCGTACCCTCTGGAAAGACCGCCACCACCCGGTCGGCCCGCAGCGCCTCCGCCACCAGGGCGACAGTTCGGGGCAGCGCCCTCGGCCGACCCCGGTTGACGAAGATCGTGCCGCCGGCCGAGGCCAGCGGCCCGATCAACGGCCACTGCCGGACCTCCTGCTTGGCCAGCATCCGGGCCGGCGCGACCGCCAGCGTGGCCATGATGTCCAGCCACGAGATGTGGTTGGCCGCCAGCAGCGCCCGGCGCCGGGGCAGCCGGCCCCGCACCCGCAGCGTGATGCCGAGCGAGCCGAGAACCAACCGGGCCCACCAGCGCCCGCCGGCCTGGCGCCCGGCCGGGGGCAACACCGGAAGTACGGGGAGCAGCAACGCCCCGAAGAGCAGCGCGCCGAACAGGGCGGCCAGCCGGCCGGCCCGACGCAGCCGCGAGACCTCCGGGGTCTCCCCCGCACCGGGGAGGCAGTGCGGCCCGCAGGCCGAGCGCGGTTGCCAGAGCGGGTTCATCCTTCTTCTCCGAGTCCAAGGAAGTGACGGCGGTAGCGGGGGTGCATCCGGTCCATCGAGAGCAGGACGTACAGGTCGGCGACGCCGAAGTCGGGGTCGTACGCCGGCTCGCCGCAGACCCAGGCGCCGAGCCGCAGGTAGCCGCGGAGCAGGGCGGGTACGACGGCCGGCGGTGCTCCCGGCGAACCGGCGCCGGCGGCGACCGCCGCCACCCCGGAGGGCTCGGCCAGCCAGGGCCGGTGCGGGCGGACCCGCAGCGGCGGCGGCGCCATGTTCCGGGCGGAGACCTGCGCCCAGACCGCGGCGGCGTTCGCGCCACCGTCCTCGAGCCCGAGCGAGGCACAGCCACCCAGCCAGCGCAACCCGCGCAGGTGCAGGTAGCGGGCGATGCCGGCCCACATCAGATTGATCACCGCACCGGTGCGGTGGTCGGGGTGCACGCACGAGCGCCCGATCTCCACCAGCTCGTCGCGGAGCGGTGCGAACGCGGAGAGATCGAACTCGCCCTCGGCGTACCGCCGGCCGGCGCGCGCGGCGCGGTCCGGCGGCAGCATCCGGTAAGTGCCGACCACGGCCCCGGTGCTGTCGTCCCGGACCAGCAGGTGGTCGCAGTGTTCGTCGAACTCGTCGGTGTCGAGTCCATCGACGTCGGAGTGCAGGGTGGCGCCGAGTTCTTCGGCGAAGACGTCATGGCGCAGCCGCTGCGCGGCGGCGACCTGGGCCGCGCTGTCGGCGATCAGCAGGGTGTAACCGCTGGTCCCGGTGGGTGCGGGAGCGGTAAGCAGAACAGCCATGCGCTATGTGTAAGGTCGCCGCCCACCGTTGGCGTGTCGCGCACCGGGTAAACGGGTGTCGATCGGGTGAACGGCCCTGTACGCGGTGCGTGGCCGGTCCGACCTGGCACCCGATGGCGTACGGCAGCGGTCCCGACTCCGCCGACCAGGCGACGACCGCGACTTGAACGCCAGGTGAACAAGACTTTCATGCTGTGAATCGCAACACGGGCCGGATGCGGCAATGCCCCTCGATAGCGTACGGCGTAGCCTGGGCGGTGACTTCTGACTCCAGCTTCAGGCGGCGGCAGAACCCGCGTGAACCGCAGAACCCGCGTGAAAGAGGCGATCACTGGCCGTGTCGACCCAGCAGACTTCGCAGGACAACCCACTGGCGGGTTTCGGCCCGAACGAGTGGGT
The Micromonospora pisi DNA segment above includes these coding regions:
- a CDS encoding lysophospholipid acyltransferase family protein, translating into MNPLWQPRSACGPHCLPGAGETPEVSRLRRAGRLAALFGALLFGALLLPVLPVLPPAGRQAGGRWWARLVLGSLGITLRVRGRLPRRRALLAANHISWLDIMATLAVAPARMLAKQEVRQWPLIGPLASAGGTIFVNRGRPRALPRTVALVAEALRADRVVAVFPEGTTWCGKPRETSDCPAGGRFRPAMFQAAIDAGAPVVPLTISYRTGPGRDGTTAAAFLGDDSLLVSLRRVLAVRGLTITVTAAPALHPEQTASRRRLAQAAESAVRLAGPLAHRRAARVEPVLPLPVPVTLVIPSGAVPAPTLAAPTSLGAPPPGLDLAA
- a CDS encoding DUF4097 family beta strand repeat-containing protein; this encodes MAKWTIKEPQRLTLDGRISRLDVHLISGRLNVVATDGPARVEITRASRRPEIVVEQHEGHLSVRQDWNRRWQGLFWWLGRRYRSDVSIAVPAHVVANLRLVEGSLIVSGLREETRVDVTSGQVTLMGLSGRTSAKLVSGPVEALGVGGELSMETVSGELVLADSSAALVRATTISGSITCDLDNPQYSEIQLSTTSGSVTVRIREDSDLTVRLRTASGRITTAFPQLRTGIPNWAKEAHGVLGTGAGSLWANSTSGGIALLARSVDPDEKDPGEADPDVPGSARWTGAGDEGRGAA
- a CDS encoding trypsin-like peptidase domain-containing protein, which gives rise to MNEYETDPQRPSANADADATPSYPTAELSPVERGPADSTTASGAPAASEPATAGDPDQAGTPAATAEPQSPYASPTTGVPADSSGATTDPYAGTGHPGTPAGPYAGHPGQPGPYAGSYGAPQSGAPAHPTPNPYPPSPWHPAAQNQPGWTGNPTYAGHHPHGAHMPPQPPQVGGNPPPIWAQGPGVPGPAPRPSRAGKFAAIGAAALVLMAGSGIAGGAVALALDGGSSGPSRTYTAAPIINSEDLPKIAASVENSVVSITTGTGEGSGVVLTADGYVLTNNHVVASASGDTVRVVLANGKTAQAKIIGTDPKTDLAVVKAQGVSDLNPAKFGDSDAMQVGDTVLALGSPLGLQGSVTAGIISARDRTIQAGGEDEQQQNPFQQQQPQAAASSISGLLQTDAPINPGNSGGALINTKGEVIGINTAIATAGSNGNIGVGFAIPSNKAKDVASKLQQGQKVSHPYLGVSVTESENVGAVVNGVTQGSPAAQAGLQQGDVITRFGDKTVNDSNDLVGAVQTGKVGDKVQLTFTRNGVEQTATVTLAETS
- a CDS encoding response regulator transcription factor, giving the protein MAAQTEARLLVVEDDPNILELLSASLRFAGFDVATATSGSAAVTAAKERHPDLVVLDVMLPDLDGFEVIRLMRESGTRTPVVFLTARDATDDKIRGLTLGGDDYVTKPFSLEELTARIRAVLRRTATGDQTPSRLSFADLELDEETHEVHRAGQRVQLSPTEFKLLRYLMLNANRVLSKAQILDHVWNYDFRGDDNIVESYISYLRRKVDSSQPRLIHTLRGVGYVLRKPAA
- a CDS encoding sensor histidine kinase; its protein translation is MTTPASVLKGRLRSTPLRFKLVTAVLALVAAALLVISVMTTFFLRNYLVSQVDSELHTSARTLQTLMAEANSGTVGLPLADYIVVLPTNQPNQVYLRYDTGRFSPADLPPWPADAEGFAKLQGDPITVGAHDGKVRWRMLYTKLPNGQMVAIGQHLTDVDEAVEQLIWIDLVVGGTVLILLASLGAAIVRTSLRPLDKIEQTAAAIADGDLTRRVPDPEPGEAEAKTELGRLSRALNAMLTQIEAAFTARAASEAAARNAELGARDAAFAAQASEARARRSEERMRQFVADASHELRTPLTTIRGFAELYRQGAAGSPEETARLVRRIEDEASRMGLLVEDLLLLARLDRERPLVLGPVELPVLATEAVQAAQAIAPERKIFLEVVPGSGDLVVLADDARLRQVLGNLMTNAITHTPPDASVTLRLRADTGNVATVEVADTGPGLAPEQAERVFERFYRADAARTRRADGATGTGLGLAIVAALVAAHHGSVEVLETPGGGATFRVKLPLAPGTPDSTENE
- a CDS encoding GNAT family N-acetyltransferase, whose protein sequence is MAVLLTAPAPTGTSGYTLLIADSAAQVAAAQRLRHDVFAEELGATLHSDVDGLDTDEFDEHCDHLLVRDDSTGAVVGTYRMLPPDRAARAGRRYAEGEFDLSAFAPLRDELVEIGRSCVHPDHRTGAVINLMWAGIARYLHLRGLRWLGGCASLGLEDGGANAAAVWAQVSARNMAPPPLRVRPHRPWLAEPSGVAAVAAGAGSPGAPPAVVPALLRGYLRLGAWVCGEPAYDPDFGVADLYVLLSMDRMHPRYRRHFLGLGEEG
- a CDS encoding PadR family transcriptional regulator, translated to MTAVFSHGRLRLYLLKLLADGPKHGYELIRLLEQRFLGLYAPSAGTIYPRLQRMEVEGLVTHTAAGGRKVYEITDAGQAELAQRSGEVADLESDIRASVEDLASLAGEIQTEVRGSVRDLKRELRAATRETRFSGWVNPGGAPRKPPPPGADLDAEFDRRLTDFTAEVRALVRGRQLTDGQMRTLLRTLDGALDGLRRLLR